TACCTACTACATACTACCATACTTCAAAACAAGATGTAATAGTCCATAGAAGTTTAGTTCCAGTTTTAGCTAAATTCCCATTTATGGCTAGTAGCTAATATTTGTTTCTTGTATGTCAGCCCTTCACAAATATTTAACCTTCACAACAGTATAGGCTATTATATCCATTTTacaaatttataaaaaccaagtcaagtaacttgtccaaggttgcAGAACCAATGGTACAATCAGAATTTAAATCTTTAGCCTCACTCAGTGGGGCTCTCATATAGTTAATGTAATCTCAAATTTGAAATACATACCAGTCCTCGGCACATAACAGAACATGTGAATATCCCCTACTCTCTCAGCCTGACTTCATCCCTGGCTCTTCTTCACTTGGTCTAACTAAGATTATTCTTTTAGTTCTCCCTCTATTTTCACATCTTTAACATAAATCTTTTCACCCCGACCCCTAAGTTCTAACCCTTGTTTCCTCTATACTGAGTCCTGCCTTCAAGATGCCCTGTTCTCCTCATTTAAAACCATAAAGGCCCTCACTGTGGGACCCACTGTTCTTCCAGCTTGCCTCAGCTCATACTAGTACTTAATTAACACAATCCCAtggtcttctttttcttccctatTTGGGCTTAAACACACCTTCCCATCACTTAGCATAAACCCCAATTATTTATTAGGTTAAATCCTATTCCCATTCTTCCATTAACTTTCAGACTCAGGTTGATTGCACACATATATTTAACAATGCAGTTTTACGCAAAAAGCTAAGAGcacttttcttcatattttacagAAGAGCTTGAAACAATATGGACTTTCTATTAATATTCATACCATAACAGCCAAATCTAACCTAAATAGATGCATTACAATTTGTTTATAGAGTTTAAAGGCTTAATGGCAATAATCAGGGAAGGTAAAGAGCAAGTTTATTGTACATAACTGTCTGGAAAATACATTCAAGAAGcagtaaataaaatttaatatggTCTCATGCGCCCAGAAGGAGGTGGTGCCCGATTTGGAGGAGTGATCGCTATATCCAAATAATCTCCTATTTGGAACTTCTGCGACTGCAGGGTCATGGAATCGTCAGTCCCCTTTCTGCCAGACATGGTGCTGCCGATCTCCTTTACTCTGGATGAAAGGAGACCAACTGTTAACAGCTCAGAATTCAATAAGATGTAACACCTACTTACAAAATGAATAAAGGAAGGGATCTGCTCCATCATCTGTACAACACAGTTCAAAAACCTAAGTATATATTAAGCAAATCTCCTGCGAGAAACCTCTcgtaagtgttaaaaagcaaagatgtcaccttgaggactaaggtgcgcctaacccaagccatgtattttcaatcacctcatatgcatgggaaagctggacaatgaataaggaagaccaaagaagaatcaatacatttgaattatggtattggtaaagaataccgaatatgccatggactgccagaagaacgaacaaatctgtcttggaagatatacagccaaaatgctcctcagaagcgaggatggcgagactttgtctcactttggacatgtcatcaggacggaccagtccctggagaaggatatcatatttggtaaagtaaaagaggaagacaaaatagactgacacagcggctgcaaaaatgagcacaaacataccaacgattgtgaaaacggcacaggaccaggcaatgtttcattctgttgtacacagggtcgctgtgagtcagaactgattcagtcacacctaacaacaacatattaaactAAACCAGATATTAAGATTAAGCTATATTCTCCCTACTGAACAGATTCATTAAAGGGGTTGCCCCTACCAGTTAAAACATACCCAAAACAAAAAGAGATGGatagaaattaaattaaaagttACCTACCGATAGCCAGGTCTTTTAAGATCTGTAAAAACAATTGCAAAATTGAAATGTGTGCCCTTCTTTCTAGCTTCTGGGTAAACTTCTTTTACTAAACTAGTCAGTTCTTTCAAGGTTGCATCcatcctgaattaaaaaaaaaaaaagatatttacatcTGATTAATCAGCAATACTATAACACAGATACTGACATACAATGAGTTATTTACATGTGTCTAAAttactatttggaaaccctggtcatgtagtggttaagtgctatggctgctaaccagagagtcggcagctgaaatccaccaggcgctccttggaaactccatggggcagttctactctgtcctacagggttgctatgagtcggaatcgactcgatggcattgggtttggtttttttggtaaattaCTATTTACGCCCTCATTACCAGCCTCATTGTTTGAAATTCTGATGAATTAAAGTCAAATTCTTAGTGCCAAAAAGGACTTCAGAGAATATATGTACATCTCCTACTGCTATGTAACATCTtattgccccatacggttttctaagctgtgatctttacggaaaaagattgctaggtctttctcccacagagctaacaggtgggtttaaaccgccaatctttcggttagctaCCATATGCTTAACCGTTACGCCACCAGGTacttaaaataattatatttcctTATTTCTAAGACATGTTCTTTCTCACATTTTAACATTCTTTAAATTGGAATACATCTAAAATTTATGTTCTAAGAAAGTATTTTCAGAAAGACGTACAGCGTTTTCTTTTCTAGACGGAAGCTTATGATTAATTTTACAACAGACGGAGTCCTACAGTCAATAAAATATATGAAGACTTCTCAAGACTGAAAGCACAGGCTCCTTTTAACTTATTGATAGTTTATTACTCTAAAAATACTTATTTGAACTTAATATAGTCCTTTGAGCTGATATATCACAATCTGTAAAAATCTTCTAGAACTAAGTATCTTAGAAATAAGAACAACCTAGAATACGTTTTTATATCATTTTCTTCCATTAATCTGGGATAATTGATGGTTTCGAACTTGAAATGGTATTGCCTGCAGGGTTGCCTTGTGCTATGAAATGACACAAGAATGCCAGACACTGGTGAAGAACGTAACTCCTAATTTACACCACGCAGGGACTCAAACTCCAAAAGCTTGACTTAGTACCTCATTTACAAATTCCCACATCATCCTCACATAAATCCAAGGTGTCAACTATACCCAACAGTAAAAAAAGCCAAGATGACCACATCATCTTCCATTCTCTACTGCTACCAAATCTGTCTAAACTCAACAGTCTTCCCCCAGACCATGCCTTTCCTTTTATGTTCCTATCAAAATATCATCATGCACTTAGTTGCCAGGTCACAAACCAAGGAGTTATTCAGATCTTCCAATCTCCATTCTGTTACACACAGTCCATCTAAATACATATTCAATCCATTTCTTTACTCTGCTTCATTTCAGTCTATCATTTAACCCCCTATAAATTGCCTTCAACTCATCTGTTTTCTTAAGTTActgttttttataaaaatgatgtcttattaaagacaaaaaaaaaacccacatgcaAGAATGCAATAACCAGTTCAACACGTTAACAGCACTGTAAGCATCTTTTTGTGCTTCCACATAATACTACAAAAAAATTTCTTGAACTATCAAGCGTATTATATTGACTATAAAACACCACTCGTGCTTTAActattatattttaatttaaagttACTAAATGTAATTTTACTTGAATtgaacagaagaaaaaactgaaggaatTTTAAAACTTCAGATAAAGATTCACATTGTTACCCTTCCTCTCATCTTCTAgttttatagtttatttttaCTTCATCAGAGTTCATATTACTCTGGTTATTTTAGCTTTGCCTCCCTTCTTCTCCAATGGTGGCATGAAGTCTGAAGCCAGActagtttttttccttctctgtcttgGAGGTGACTGTTTCTGGCTTGGTATTCTGGTGTTTTTCTGACAGGGTTGAGTCTTCCCCAAGCTTCCCACCTTCTGTGGCCCATCTTTCCAGACCAGTTTCAGTGTTAAGAGGTTGTTTTCTAATCACTAGTATAAAGCCTGAGAATCGGGGGTGGAGGAAGCAAGAGCTCCACTGTGGCTGAAGCATTTGCTGGTTTATTACATTGAACCAGCATACTGACTGGGCCTGATGAACAAGAAACAGCAACCAGATATATTAGTTAAGACATCTGCATTTGTGAAAGGGTGAAAAATAAAATCTGACAAAAATCCAGGGGTCTTAATACCCCCAGTGAAATTGCTTGGGATCCAATGTATGGGGCATGTTAAGATATTCCTTCTAGACAGTCAGGAAATAGGAGCACATAGATTATatgaaacaactgcctcctttacatgagaccagaagaactggatggtgcccagctaccattactgaacattttgatcaaagatcctaTAGACGAATCCTGACCAGGCGGAGGgcgggaaatgcagaacagaattcaagTTCTCATGGACTCCTGAGTTTCTGGAGCCAAaggggctagatgaacccctgaaactactgccctgagagaatctttaaaccaaaaatattccctgaagttttcttaaaactaaacaatagtttagcttaactagtaaaaaatgtctgcctgagCATTATCCCCTTTTAaggtctatatgggatcaaagtaacagcagcaactcaaaagattagattggaaccttaggggacagtgagtttatgttaacaggggaggaaaagctcagaaaaggaggttaagaatggttgcataactcaaagaatgtaatcaatgtcactgaattgcacatatAGAAACGGCTGAACTGGCGTACATTACTGTATATATTctcaccaaaattttttttttacttgaaaaaaaaaaaaagggcagggtATTCCTTCTAAGGTGAAAGGTAACTGTTGCACCTGGTCCCTCCTACAACCCAAAAAGAGGCACAATGGCTAGTGGGCCTGTGTTTGGATTTTTAAAGCAACATATTCCACATTTAGGTGTGTTATTCCAGCCCATTTACGAAGTGACCTAGAAAAGCTaattttgagttaaaaaaaaaaaaaaattgagtaggGCCCCCAAAAAGAAAAGGCTTTGCAACGGGTCCAGGCTGCCGGGCAAGCTGCACTGCCACTTGGGCTATATGACCCAGCAGATCCAATGGTGCTTTAAATGTCAGtggcagagaaagaaagatgCTGCTGTTTGGTGCCTTTAGcagcccctatttttttttttataggtgaaatcacagcacagacctttAGGATTTTGAAGTAAAGTCTGCCATACTCTGAAGACATTTACTCtttttgagaaatagcttttggGTTGCTATCAGGCCTTAGCAGAGACTAAATGAAGGAGAGATCGTATGGGCGACCTGAGCTGCCTATCATGAACTGGGTGCTGTGTGACCCACTGAGCTATGAAGTTGagtgtgcacagcagcactctgtCATCAAATGAAGTGACATATACAAAATCAGGCTCAAGCAGGCCCTGAAGGTACAAGTTACAtgaagaagtggcccaaatgcccaggGCCTCCACTCCTATACATCACCTTCTCTCTCCCGGCCTGCATGTATGATCTCAGGGAGAGTTCCCCACGTTCAACTGACTGAGATAGAGAAAATTTGAGTCTGGTTTATGGACAGTTCCATGCAATATGCAGGCAAGTCTTGAAAGTGGACAGCTGCAGCACTGCAGTCCCTTACTAGAGTATCtctgaagaacagtgatgaaggGAAATCTTTCCAGTagacagaacttcaagcagtacACCTGATAATTCACCTTCCTTATttaaggagaaatggccagaagtACAAAactatactgattcatgggctgaggccaatggtttggctggctGGTCAGGATTTTGGaggaacatgattagaaaattgCTAACAAGCAAGTCTGTACAAGAGGTACAGATCTTTCTGAAtggcaaagaatatgaaaataTCTGTGTCATGtaaatgctcaccaaaaggtaacctaagcagaggaggattttaaaaaatcaagtggataggatgatgcagcCTGTGGCTACCAGTCAGCCTCTTTCCCCAGACACTACTGTCATTATCCAGCGGGCTCATGAACGAAATGGTCACGGAGGTTTTGCATGGGGTATGGGCTTCCATACTCACCAAGGCCGACCCGTCTCTTGACGCTGCTAAGTGCCCAATCTGTTAGCAGCAAAAACCAGTGCTGGGCCACCGATACGACACCATTCCCCAAGATGATCAGTCAGCTGCCTGGTGGCAGGCTGATTTCACTGGACCATTTCCATCATAGCAGGGGCAGCACTTTGCTCCTACTGGGATAAACATTTACTTtggatatgaatttgccttccctgaacacaatgcttctgccaaaaccacCATCTACAGACTTACTGAGTGCTTTCTCTACTATCGTAGTATATTCCACACAGCATTGCTTCAAGGAATTCCCTTCTCACAAATAAAGTGAAGTAATGGGCTCATGCTCAGAAAATTCACtgttcttaccatgttccccatcatcctgaagcagctggcttgatagaatgggGGGATGGCCTTTTGAAGACGCAGTTATAGTGCCAGCTAAGTGGGAATACCTTGTGGAGATAGGGCAATGTCCTCCAGGTTGCTGTACATGCTCTAaatcagcatccaatatatggtgctgtttctcgaTAGCCAGTACTCAGGGGTCCAGGGATCAAGAGGTAGAGAATAGCACTACTCACTCTTGCCCTTGGTGATCCACTAGCCAAAGTTTTGCTCTCCATCCCCAAAATCTTAGGCTCTGCTGGTCTAAATAGAGATCTTAGTTCCAAAAGCAGGAATGCTTTCACCAAAGAGACACAATGATTTCACTGAGCTGGAAGCTGAGTCTGCCACCCAACCACTTTGGGTTCCTCATGCCTCTGAATTAATGgggaaagaagggagttactattCTGCTTGGGTGGCTGGCTCTGATTATCAGAATTGCACTAGTATACAACTGAGttaagagtatgtctggaatacaaaagatcccttaggacatctcttagtacAACTGTGGCTTGTAATTAAAGGCAATGGGAAACTACAATAGCCCAATTCAGGCAGGACTATTAATGGTTCAGACTCTTCAGGACGGAAGGTTTGTGTcactccaccaggcaaagaacccaACCAGCTGAACTAACTGCTTATTCAGGGCAAAGGGAACATTGAATGGGTAGTGGAAGGGAGTAGTTATAAATACCAGCCACAACCACATTACAAAGAccatttcttccttattttgttaTGTTTGTATACCAAACAAATattgttttcttccctctcttatcCCTTCGTCATCTAACATAAAATGATAGTACAGTAATAGTTAACTTTTTATCAAAAAATTCAAGTTATAAGATGTCAAAACGGAAGTGTGAACATCATTCAAAGACTTTGCATCCTCTTCTTGGGAAAGGATTAGAGTGCTTTCAGTTGTACCCAAGGTACTTGTATCCTATTAGGCAGAAGTATGACTTTATTATTGCCTTTGTAATACTTTATTATTGTCTTTATAAGACTACGGTTTAAGGAGATCCATATGGGTGCCAAGATGGTTAGTTTTATgcatcaacttgactaggctaccAGTACCCAGTTATTAAAAAACAATGATCTAGGTGTGCTGTTAGTTATTTTGCAGATGTGACTAAAGTCCATCATCAGATAACTTTAAATAAGGGACATTAGATTACCCTTCATAATCTGATTCAATCACTTGAAAAGCCACAAGAGAGCTGTACTTCCCTGAAGAAATCTCATCTGTGGATAGCAGCTTCAGCTCAGAATCAAGAATTCCAGACTGTCCCTTCTAAAGGCCTACCCTACAGAGTTGATCCTTGCCTAGCCAGACCCCACAATCATATCGCCAATTCCTTGCAATAAATCTCTTTATCTATCTCCAACTGGTTCTCTTTCTGTGGTTGAAAGTGACTGATGAAGTTACCTAGGTAGGTCTCTTCCAATACCTGTTCAATCACCACTCAAACACATTATATCTACTCTCCTGTGAAGTTTGGCTTGTTCCCCATCTCTACACAGTGTCTTGGACTTTGGTAAATACAACCTACCTCTGCTGAGCTCCTCTGGACTTCCTCTCACTTTTTCCTTAACTATTCTTAGGGCTGCCTACTTTAGCACCTCAGTCTACTTTTCCAAACTGGACAATGTTAATGAGAATTCTCTAGATTTATTAACTAGTATTTCCTCATTACTGCTTGTGGGAGTGGAGGCAGAGAAGGTTGTGCCACCCACACAACAACCATCCATTCTTTCAGAATCTTTGTCTTCTTTGATCACCATTTTAAAGTATGACATAagattgttgtttccttgtctAAAGTTTCTGAATTTAGAATATGAATTTTTGGTAATCTTTGTTTTTAGATTAGTACAGGGTCTGTGGTACAACCTCCCCTGTCCATCTTAACCCTCAAGTCTTACATGgtatttcatttattcatctgCTTTCTCCACTAGACTAAACTCACTGTAGACAGTGCCTTCTTTACTTTACAGCCCCCAGTGTATAAGGGTATAAGTACAGCACACCTGGCAAGTAATACCAGTTACCAACTGCAgtagagttgattcagactcatggcgaccatacatgtgtcacagtagaatcatgttccatagggttttcaatggctgttcttttgaaagtagatcaccaggcctttcttccaaggtgcctctgggtggacttgaacttctaacctttcggttagcaacaaagcacattaactgtttccaTCACTGAGATGCAATTCTTATTTCTTGGTAGAAATATATGCTATAATTTCTGAACAGAGGTTTTCATCAATCCATTACTGAACACTCTACTTTATAAATTAAATCGACCTTCCTGGAACTTTTACTCTTTAAGTAATTGATGCTGAACTAGAATCATACTACTATGTAAATTTAACAAGCACCTccaaaaagataaataagatcCCAACCTTCAAAGGACTTGAGTTCTAGTATATACAGGGCTCGCAGTTTAAACTTACACATCTTTTACTGC
The sequence above is drawn from the Loxodonta africana isolate mLoxAfr1 chromosome 23, mLoxAfr1.hap2, whole genome shotgun sequence genome and encodes:
- the SAP18 gene encoding histone deacetylase complex subunit SAP18; amino-acid sequence: MLAAGVGGQSERLAGRRRKMAVESRVTQEEIKKEPEKPIDREKTCPLLLRVFTTNNGRHHRMDEFSRGNVPSSELQIYTWMDATLKELTSLVKEVYPEARKKGTHFNFAIVFTDLKRPGYRVKEIGSTMSGRKGTDDSMTLQSQKFQIGDYLDIAITPPNRAPPPSGRMRPY